A region from the uncultured Holophaga sp. genome encodes:
- a CDS encoding secondary thiamine-phosphate synthase enzyme YjbQ: protein MKSHRQVLTLHMPDRMGFRNITPEVERALHSSGIREGLCLVNSMHITSSIFINDDEGGLHQDYARWLEQLAPFNASADPAQGGYLHNRSGEDNGDAHHKRQLMGREVVVAVTAGRLDFGTWEQIFYGEFDGRRDKRILIKIIGE, encoded by the coding sequence ATGAAATCCCACCGCCAGGTCCTCACCCTCCACATGCCCGACCGCATGGGTTTCCGCAACATCACCCCCGAGGTGGAGCGGGCCCTGCACTCCAGCGGCATCCGGGAGGGGCTCTGTCTGGTGAATTCCATGCACATCACCTCTTCGATCTTCATCAACGACGATGAGGGGGGCTTGCACCAGGACTACGCCCGCTGGCTGGAGCAACTGGCCCCTTTCAATGCCTCCGCCGACCCCGCACAGGGAGGCTATCTCCACAACCGCAGCGGCGAGGACAACGGAGACGCCCACCACAAGCGCCAGCTCATGGGCCGGGAGGTGGTGGTGGCCGTCACGGCGGGCCGTCTGGACTTCGGCACCTGGGAGCAGATCTTCTACGGGGAGTTCGACGGGCGCCGGGACAAGCGCATCCTCATCAAGATCATCGGGGAGTGA
- the modF gene encoding molybdate ABC transporter ATP-binding protein ModF: MLHLHQAVFSIGKTHALTVSDLRIAKNDFLAIVGSNGSGKTSFANLLKDPTQCRGGEVRSDFRSVLLVSFERQLKLFDEEWQRCNTDYISDDESLSTTVADFIAQSQASAAEMEAMAREFGIGHLMGSTITELSSGEGRKLLLVQALLSRPDLLILDEPFDGLDIQARQFLTGYLEGLHHRDMAIVLIVNRIEEIPSTATQIGWLLDCHLERTQAPAAFLADPLNQQLLHAESELPQSVELPGPLHGQVESFPSIARLRNISVHYGDHQVLSGLDWEIRPQEHWHISGPNGCGKSTLLNLITGDNPQCYANDIQVFGIQRGSGESIWDLKKRMGIVSPALHQSYRVGCSVLSVVLSGFHDSIGLYETPGDKEVALAHQWLQLIGMGNYASTSFLKLSYGQQRLLLIVRGLVKHPPLLILDEPLQGLDPLNRLLVLRFIDRILEGSSSTLLFVSHHAEDIPGCVQRTLQFVPEEGARFRYEFGSR, from the coding sequence ATGCTCCATTTGCACCAGGCCGTTTTTTCCATCGGCAAGACTCATGCGCTGACTGTTTCAGACCTCAGGATCGCAAAAAACGACTTCCTGGCCATTGTGGGCTCCAATGGCAGCGGCAAGACCTCCTTCGCCAACCTGCTCAAGGACCCCACTCAGTGCCGGGGGGGCGAGGTCCGCAGCGACTTCCGCTCGGTCCTGCTGGTCTCCTTCGAGCGCCAGCTCAAGCTCTTCGATGAGGAGTGGCAGCGCTGCAACACGGACTACATCAGCGATGACGAGTCCCTTTCCACCACGGTGGCTGACTTCATCGCCCAGTCCCAGGCCTCCGCTGCTGAGATGGAGGCCATGGCCCGGGAGTTCGGCATCGGGCACCTGATGGGCAGCACCATCACAGAGCTCTCCAGTGGCGAGGGCCGCAAGCTGCTCCTGGTCCAGGCCCTGCTGAGTCGGCCGGATCTGCTGATCCTGGATGAGCCCTTCGATGGCCTGGATATCCAGGCCCGGCAGTTCCTGACGGGCTATCTGGAGGGTCTGCACCACCGGGACATGGCCATCGTCCTCATCGTCAACCGCATCGAGGAGATCCCCTCCACCGCCACCCAGATCGGCTGGCTGCTGGACTGCCACCTGGAACGCACCCAGGCGCCCGCCGCCTTCCTTGCGGACCCCTTGAACCAGCAGCTCCTCCATGCGGAATCGGAGCTGCCCCAGTCCGTGGAGCTGCCCGGCCCCTTGCATGGTCAGGTGGAGAGCTTCCCGAGCATCGCCCGCCTGAGGAACATCAGCGTGCACTATGGTGATCACCAGGTGCTCAGCGGGCTCGACTGGGAGATCAGGCCCCAGGAGCACTGGCATATTTCCGGCCCCAACGGCTGCGGGAAATCCACGCTGCTGAACCTCATCACCGGGGACAACCCCCAGTGCTACGCCAATGACATCCAGGTCTTCGGCATTCAGCGGGGCAGCGGCGAGAGCATCTGGGACCTAAAGAAGCGCATGGGCATCGTGAGCCCAGCCCTGCACCAGTCCTACCGGGTGGGCTGCTCCGTGCTCTCGGTGGTCCTCTCGGGCTTCCACGACTCCATCGGGCTCTATGAGACGCCCGGAGACAAGGAAGTGGCCCTGGCTCACCAGTGGCTCCAGCTCATCGGCATGGGGAATTACGCCTCCACCAGCTTCCTGAAGCTCTCCTACGGCCAGCAGCGCCTGCTGCTCATCGTGCGGGGTCTGGTGAAGCACCCGCCCCTCCTCATCCTCGATGAGCCCCTCCAGGGCCTGGACCCCCTGAACCGGCTTCTGGTGCTGCGTTTCATCGACCGCATCCTTGAGGGCAGCTCCAGCACCCTGCTCTTCGTGTCCCACCACGCCGAGGACATCCCGGGTTGCGTGCAGCGGACCCTGCAGTTCGTGCCGGAGGAGGGGGCGCGGTTCCGGTACGAGTTCGGCAGCCGCTGA
- a CDS encoding S1C family serine protease: MGMVSGWGSRCGLVALLVAGGMAMAGSLRARAGEKPVHAGGRYAEDFSALSASARRQGEGGQTAFCYCVRSQATYEGLSYASDGSIETSRRIAIAHGTAFGLRRDRRGTFLVTNDHVAQWPQVTTEEHPVEGVPPGWKLVSDSLRIVDGESDTFGPDDIPLTRVASDHTLDLAILKANTVLHVLPFPIGHSRALRPRDVVEVRGFPLGAFKATCTGKVITTEDHDTYGDWDHMDFVVDAQLSSGNSGSPVLAVSRITGQYELVGVYHAAYTQGPGLNVVVGIDQARSFLETFRVPVRRSLVEPAVDGGTWKSLQAAALGRELFLPFGRLLAGLRTRSDGALIFEVFSDDFPIAGTPVLVVEVLPPLQPGAFGRPGRCWLGSLYGLKACAGASLSEAETQLVEKVRQELPRVALELLAYQHLAADADCSKAQSELAARSLRNLRQRGARERGLVRSLLRLVEERGPSRGEAVADPREVFGPVPH, translated from the coding sequence ATGGGCATGGTGTCAGGCTGGGGGAGCAGGTGTGGGCTGGTTGCGCTCCTGGTGGCGGGGGGGATGGCCATGGCCGGGAGCCTCCGGGCCAGGGCGGGGGAGAAGCCAGTCCATGCTGGGGGGCGCTATGCCGAGGACTTCTCGGCTCTTTCCGCCAGTGCTCGCAGGCAGGGTGAGGGCGGGCAGACGGCCTTCTGCTATTGCGTGCGCAGTCAGGCGACCTACGAAGGCCTTTCGTACGCCTCTGACGGCTCGATTGAGACCAGCAGGAGGATCGCCATCGCTCACGGCACGGCCTTCGGACTCCGGAGGGACCGGCGGGGGACCTTCCTGGTCACCAACGACCATGTCGCCCAGTGGCCCCAGGTCACGACGGAGGAACATCCGGTGGAAGGGGTACCCCCCGGATGGAAACTCGTCTCGGATTCCCTCCGCATCGTGGATGGAGAGAGCGATACCTTTGGGCCTGACGATATCCCGCTGACCCGGGTGGCCTCCGATCACACCCTGGATCTGGCGATCCTGAAGGCCAACACAGTCCTTCACGTTCTGCCTTTCCCGATCGGGCACAGCCGGGCTCTGCGGCCCAGGGATGTGGTGGAGGTCAGGGGCTTTCCCCTGGGGGCCTTCAAGGCCACCTGCACCGGCAAGGTGATCACCACCGAGGATCACGACACCTACGGAGACTGGGACCATATGGACTTCGTGGTGGACGCCCAGCTCTCCTCAGGGAACTCGGGTTCCCCGGTGCTGGCTGTCTCCCGCATCACCGGCCAGTACGAACTGGTTGGGGTCTATCATGCCGCCTACACCCAGGGTCCCGGTCTCAACGTAGTGGTGGGGATCGATCAGGCCCGGTCCTTCCTCGAAACCTTCCGGGTCCCGGTCCGGAGGAGCCTTGTGGAACCTGCGGTGGATGGCGGAACCTGGAAGAGTCTCCAGGCCGCTGCCTTGGGGCGGGAGCTCTTCCTTCCTTTTGGCAGGCTGCTGGCTGGGCTTCGGACACGATCAGACGGGGCGCTGATCTTCGAGGTCTTCTCCGATGACTTTCCGATTGCCGGGACCCCGGTGCTGGTGGTCGAGGTCCTTCCGCCTCTCCAACCTGGCGCCTTCGGCAGGCCGGGGCGATGCTGGCTCGGGAGTCTTTACGGACTGAAGGCCTGTGCAGGGGCCAGCCTGTCCGAGGCGGAGACCCAGTTGGTTGAGAAGGTGCGTCAGGAGCTGCCCCGCGTGGCCCTGGAGCTGCTGGCCTACCAGCACCTGGCGGCTGACGCGGACTGCTCCAAGGCACAGAGTGAGCTGGCCGCCCGGAGTCTTCGGAACCTGCGGCAGCGGGGCGCACGGGAGAGAGGTCTGGTCCGGTCCCTGCTCCGGTTGGTGGAGGAACGCGGGCCGTCCAGGGGCGAGGCGGTGGCGGATCCCCGGGAGGTTTTCGGTCCCGTCCCCCATTGA